In Macadamia integrifolia cultivar HAES 741 chromosome 12, SCU_Mint_v3, whole genome shotgun sequence, the following are encoded in one genomic region:
- the LOC122057837 gene encoding serine/arginine repetitive matrix protein 1-like isoform X3: MSGGFFRGTSADQDTRFSNKQAKLLKSQKFAPELEHLVDMTKVKIDTVKPWIAKRVTELLGFEDEVLINFIYGLLDRKEVNGKEVQIQLTGFMEKNSGKFMKELWTLLLSAQKNASGIPQQILDATDEELRKKKAEADRITHEIQKRKEKEVREFELENLKKMDGGNDDSRTNNAASDPTLRRLQAKGSSEEKEADERNGSRKMNRASKSPNSVDRSLSNRSPSSERYRSRSLSDSPQPRGRFISPERQYRSPRRRSVSPRQWPSPRKPRSPLRRRLHHSRQRSPSYSQRRSLSPVRRRLPSPSRRRSPSPVRRRSPSPVRRRSPSPVRRRSPSPVRRRSRRSPSPARRRSPSPVHRRSPLGVRRRSPTTSRRRSPPRWNSPSPVRRRSPSPLRRRSPPPRSPRHRRRSPLRSPRLRYRSRSPYRSRSPAYRSRRSLSRDRDGRTNGVESRSTRDNYVSLRARGKMSPVRHAPDREVERLGQARRGLDTESRQPPISLRSPQRDPSDQSNADRKRPALAHTPEFSRSSLESSPHVGKLSPHEDRVCSSSESPLRQGKERVSRHGSASPVRRPRKQTVHRDSSETSSVEEISQAREDKNYRNNSLDRHLPTSGNRKSSSVKDFRHEEYSPERVDGNRSAEARGRPDNTELRKKYQDKRSSKASMGTGHSESPIPKESPMLVGIEYGPGRPDGGSDVLDGRRPVNKHGRDSPSLSERVQKSSSREGNKADEGKHSYSSKAEDRNRHDKTEVVQKSLKKVDRKNRPGDSDSDSDKKEKFRSDYVEKRKRKRSSRHETASDDNASDDSEIDERKEAKRRRKEEKRLRKEEKRRRREERHRRREERRASKLKAKSVDTVTPPSDFEKLRNDADDSEREVDARKESNPSDTEETLSEQKRLEIELRKKALESLRAKKGISH, translated from the exons ATGTCAGGGGGTTTCTTCCGA GGCACCTCGGCCGATCAAGATACTCGCTTCTCGAATAAACAGGCGAAGCTGTTGAAATCCCAGAAGTTCGCCCCGGAATTGGAGCATTTG GTGGACATGACTAAGGTGAAGATAGACACTGTTAAACCCTGGATAGCTAAGAGGGTAACAGAGCTTCTTGGATTTGAGGATGAAGTTCTGATCAATTTCATTTATGGCCTGCTGGATAGAAAG GAGGTGAACGGGAAGGAGGTTCAGATTCAGCTCACTGGATTCATGGAGAAAAACAGTGGAAAATTCATGAAAGAACTTTGGACCCTCCTTTTGAGCGCTCAGAAAAATGCCAGCGGAATCCCTCAACAGATATTGGATGCCACAGACGAGGaactaaggaagaagaag GCGGAAGCTGATCGAATTACCCATGAAATtcagaagaggaaagagaaagaagtaaGGGAGTTTGAGCTAGAGAACCTGAAGAAGATG GACGGCGGTAATGATGACTCGAGGACCAATAATGCTGCATCTGATCCAACCTTGAGGCGTTTGCAGGCCAAAGGCTCCAGTGAAGAGAAAGAAGCTGACGAGAGGAATGGCTCAAGGAAGATGAACAG GGCATCCAAATCTCCAAATTCAGTGGACCGTTCCCTTTCTAATCG CTCTCCTTCCAG TGAAAGGTACAGATCAAGGAGCCTGTCCGATTCTCCTCAGCCACGAGGCCGCTTTATTTCCCCTGAAAGGCAGTATCGATCTCCAAGGAGGCGTTCTGTTTCTCCTCGTCAGTGGCCTTCACCACGAAAACCTCGTTCTCCTTTAAGGCGCAGATTACATCATTCTAGACAGAGGTCGCCATCATATTCTCAGCGTAGATCCCTTTCTCCTGTGCGCCGTAGACTACCCTCTCCATCAAGACGTAGATCACCATCCCCTGTGCGGCGTCGATCTCCTTCTCCTGTGCGGCGTCGATCTCCTTCTCCTGTGCGGCGTCGATCTCCTTCTCCTGTACGGCGTCGATCACGTAGATCTCCATCACCTGCACGACGTAGGTCTCCTTCTCCTGTGCATCGGAGGTCTCCATTGGGTGTCCGCAGGAGGTCACCAACTACTTCCCGTCGGCGGTCTCCTCCTAGGTGGAATTCCCCATCACCAGTTCGGCGCAGGTCACCTTCTCCATTGAGGAGGAGATCTCCTCCTCCTAGGTCCCCTAGACACAGGAGGAGGTCACCATTGCGTTCACCAAGACTGAGATATAG GAGTCGTAGTCCATATAGAAGCCGCAGTCCTGCATATAGAAGTCGTAGAAGCTTGAGTAGGGACCGCGATGGTAGAACTAATGGTGTGGAATCCAGAAGTACTCGTGACAATTATGTCTCTCTAAG GGCCCGTGGGAAAATGTCTCCTGTTCGTCATGCTCCAGATAGAGAGGTTGAGCGACTAGGTCAGGCACGAAGGGGATTGGACACAGAGTCTCGCCAACCACCAATTTCATTGAGGTCACCACAACGGGATCCTAGTGACCAAAGCAATGCCGACCGCAAAAGGCCTGCTTTGGCTCATACACCAGAGTTTTCTCGAAGTTCATTAGAGTCTTCACCACATGTGGGGAAATTGAGCCCTCATGAGGATAG GGTCTGCAGCTCATCTGAGAGTCCTCTGAGACAAGGGAAAGAACGGGTGAGTCGTCATGGCAGTGCAAGTCCTGTGAGGCGGCCAAGGAAACAGACAGTTCATCGTGACAGCTCAGAAACAAGTTCGGTGGAAGAGATCAGTCAGGCCAG GGAGGATAAGAATTATAGGAATAATTCTTTAGACAGACATTTACCCACATCTGGCAATAGGAAAAGTTCTTCTGTGAAAGACTTCCGTCATGAAGAGTACTCACCTGAAAGAGTTGATGGTAATCGGTCTGCTGAAGCTAGGGGTCGTCCAGATAACACAGAATTGAGAAAGAAATACCAGGACAAAAGGAG TTCGAAAGCTTCAATGGGGACTGGTCATTCTGAGAGTCCCATCCCAAAAGAATCTCCTATGTTAGTTGGTATTGAGTATGGGCCTGGGAGGCCGGATGGTGGAAGTGATGTTCTGGATGGACGGCGACCAGTGAATAAACATGGAAGAGATTCTCCTTCACTAAGTGAAAGAGTACAGAAATCATCCTCCAGAGAAGGTAATAAAGCAGATGAGGGAAAGCATTCTTATTCAAGCAAGGCTGAAGACAGGAACCGGCATGACAAGACAGAAGTTGTTCAGAAATCATTGAAGAAGGTTGATAGGAAGAATCGTCCTggtgattctgattctgattcagataaaaaagagaaattcagATCTGATTACGTAGAAAAGAGAAAGCGTAAGAGGTCAAGTAGGCATGAAACGGCTTCAGATGATAATGCATCTGATGATTCTGAAATTGATGAGAGGAAGGAGgccaagagaagaaggaaggaagaaaagagattgCGGAAAGAGGAGAAGCGGCGACGGCGTGAAGAACGGCACCGTAGAAGGGAAGAACGCCGTGCAAGCAAGCTGAAAGCCAAGTCAGTGGACACAGTCACTCCACcttcagattttgaaaaactCCGAAATGATGCTGATGATTCAGAACGTGAAGTTGATGCCAGGAAAGAGTCGAATCCAAGCGACACTGAAGAGACACTGTCAGAGCAGAAAAGGCTTGAAATTGAGCTCCGAAAGAAGGCTCTAGAATCGCTAAGAGCAAAGAAGGGCATCAGTCACTaa
- the LOC122057837 gene encoding serine/arginine repetitive matrix protein 1-like isoform X1: MSGGFFRGTSADQDTRFSNKQAKLLKSQKFAPELEHLVDMTKVKIDTVKPWIAKRVTELLGFEDEVLINFIYGLLDRKEVNGKEVQIQLTGFMEKNSGKFMKELWTLLLSAQKNASGIPQQILDATDEELRKKKAEADRITHEIQKRKEKEVREFELENLKKMDGGNDDSRTNNAASDPTLRRLQAKGSSEEKEADERNGSRKMNRASKSPNSVDRSLSNRSPSRSVSKSFSNSRSYSAERYRSRSLSDSPQPRGRFISPERQYRSPRRRSVSPRQWPSPRKPRSPLRRRLHHSRQRSPSYSQRRSLSPVRRRLPSPSRRRSPSPVRRRSPSPVRRRSPSPVRRRSPSPVRRRSRRSPSPARRRSPSPVHRRSPLGVRRRSPTTSRRRSPPRWNSPSPVRRRSPSPLRRRSPPPRSPRHRRRSPLRSPRLRYRSRSPYRSRSPAYRSRRSLSRDRDGRTNGVESRSTRDNYVSLRARGKMSPVRHAPDREVERLGQARRGLDTESRQPPISLRSPQRDPSDQSNADRKRPALAHTPEFSRSSLESSPHVGKLSPHEDRVCSSSESPLRQGKERVSRHGSASPVRRPRKQTVHRDSSETSSVEEISQAREDKNYRNNSLDRHLPTSGNRKSSSVKDFRHEEYSPERVDGNRSAEARGRPDNTELRKKYQDKRSSKASMGTGHSESPIPKESPMLVGIEYGPGRPDGGSDVLDGRRPVNKHGRDSPSLSERVQKSSSREGNKADEGKHSYSSKAEDRNRHDKTEVVQKSLKKVDRKNRPGDSDSDSDKKEKFRSDYVEKRKRKRSSRHETASDDNASDDSEIDERKEAKRRRKEEKRLRKEEKRRRREERHRRREERRASKLKAKSVDTVTPPSDFEKLRNDADDSEREVDARKESNPSDTEETLSEQKRLEIELRKKALESLRAKKGISH; the protein is encoded by the exons ATGTCAGGGGGTTTCTTCCGA GGCACCTCGGCCGATCAAGATACTCGCTTCTCGAATAAACAGGCGAAGCTGTTGAAATCCCAGAAGTTCGCCCCGGAATTGGAGCATTTG GTGGACATGACTAAGGTGAAGATAGACACTGTTAAACCCTGGATAGCTAAGAGGGTAACAGAGCTTCTTGGATTTGAGGATGAAGTTCTGATCAATTTCATTTATGGCCTGCTGGATAGAAAG GAGGTGAACGGGAAGGAGGTTCAGATTCAGCTCACTGGATTCATGGAGAAAAACAGTGGAAAATTCATGAAAGAACTTTGGACCCTCCTTTTGAGCGCTCAGAAAAATGCCAGCGGAATCCCTCAACAGATATTGGATGCCACAGACGAGGaactaaggaagaagaag GCGGAAGCTGATCGAATTACCCATGAAATtcagaagaggaaagagaaagaagtaaGGGAGTTTGAGCTAGAGAACCTGAAGAAGATG GACGGCGGTAATGATGACTCGAGGACCAATAATGCTGCATCTGATCCAACCTTGAGGCGTTTGCAGGCCAAAGGCTCCAGTGAAGAGAAAGAAGCTGACGAGAGGAATGGCTCAAGGAAGATGAACAG GGCATCCAAATCTCCAAATTCAGTGGACCGTTCCCTTTCTAATCG CTCTCCTTCCAGGTCAGTCAGCAAGTCATTTTCCAATTCGAGGAGTTACTCAGC TGAAAGGTACAGATCAAGGAGCCTGTCCGATTCTCCTCAGCCACGAGGCCGCTTTATTTCCCCTGAAAGGCAGTATCGATCTCCAAGGAGGCGTTCTGTTTCTCCTCGTCAGTGGCCTTCACCACGAAAACCTCGTTCTCCTTTAAGGCGCAGATTACATCATTCTAGACAGAGGTCGCCATCATATTCTCAGCGTAGATCCCTTTCTCCTGTGCGCCGTAGACTACCCTCTCCATCAAGACGTAGATCACCATCCCCTGTGCGGCGTCGATCTCCTTCTCCTGTGCGGCGTCGATCTCCTTCTCCTGTGCGGCGTCGATCTCCTTCTCCTGTACGGCGTCGATCACGTAGATCTCCATCACCTGCACGACGTAGGTCTCCTTCTCCTGTGCATCGGAGGTCTCCATTGGGTGTCCGCAGGAGGTCACCAACTACTTCCCGTCGGCGGTCTCCTCCTAGGTGGAATTCCCCATCACCAGTTCGGCGCAGGTCACCTTCTCCATTGAGGAGGAGATCTCCTCCTCCTAGGTCCCCTAGACACAGGAGGAGGTCACCATTGCGTTCACCAAGACTGAGATATAG GAGTCGTAGTCCATATAGAAGCCGCAGTCCTGCATATAGAAGTCGTAGAAGCTTGAGTAGGGACCGCGATGGTAGAACTAATGGTGTGGAATCCAGAAGTACTCGTGACAATTATGTCTCTCTAAG GGCCCGTGGGAAAATGTCTCCTGTTCGTCATGCTCCAGATAGAGAGGTTGAGCGACTAGGTCAGGCACGAAGGGGATTGGACACAGAGTCTCGCCAACCACCAATTTCATTGAGGTCACCACAACGGGATCCTAGTGACCAAAGCAATGCCGACCGCAAAAGGCCTGCTTTGGCTCATACACCAGAGTTTTCTCGAAGTTCATTAGAGTCTTCACCACATGTGGGGAAATTGAGCCCTCATGAGGATAG GGTCTGCAGCTCATCTGAGAGTCCTCTGAGACAAGGGAAAGAACGGGTGAGTCGTCATGGCAGTGCAAGTCCTGTGAGGCGGCCAAGGAAACAGACAGTTCATCGTGACAGCTCAGAAACAAGTTCGGTGGAAGAGATCAGTCAGGCCAG GGAGGATAAGAATTATAGGAATAATTCTTTAGACAGACATTTACCCACATCTGGCAATAGGAAAAGTTCTTCTGTGAAAGACTTCCGTCATGAAGAGTACTCACCTGAAAGAGTTGATGGTAATCGGTCTGCTGAAGCTAGGGGTCGTCCAGATAACACAGAATTGAGAAAGAAATACCAGGACAAAAGGAG TTCGAAAGCTTCAATGGGGACTGGTCATTCTGAGAGTCCCATCCCAAAAGAATCTCCTATGTTAGTTGGTATTGAGTATGGGCCTGGGAGGCCGGATGGTGGAAGTGATGTTCTGGATGGACGGCGACCAGTGAATAAACATGGAAGAGATTCTCCTTCACTAAGTGAAAGAGTACAGAAATCATCCTCCAGAGAAGGTAATAAAGCAGATGAGGGAAAGCATTCTTATTCAAGCAAGGCTGAAGACAGGAACCGGCATGACAAGACAGAAGTTGTTCAGAAATCATTGAAGAAGGTTGATAGGAAGAATCGTCCTggtgattctgattctgattcagataaaaaagagaaattcagATCTGATTACGTAGAAAAGAGAAAGCGTAAGAGGTCAAGTAGGCATGAAACGGCTTCAGATGATAATGCATCTGATGATTCTGAAATTGATGAGAGGAAGGAGgccaagagaagaaggaaggaagaaaagagattgCGGAAAGAGGAGAAGCGGCGACGGCGTGAAGAACGGCACCGTAGAAGGGAAGAACGCCGTGCAAGCAAGCTGAAAGCCAAGTCAGTGGACACAGTCACTCCACcttcagattttgaaaaactCCGAAATGATGCTGATGATTCAGAACGTGAAGTTGATGCCAGGAAAGAGTCGAATCCAAGCGACACTGAAGAGACACTGTCAGAGCAGAAAAGGCTTGAAATTGAGCTCCGAAAGAAGGCTCTAGAATCGCTAAGAGCAAAGAAGGGCATCAGTCACTaa
- the LOC122057837 gene encoding serine/arginine repetitive matrix protein 1-like isoform X2 — protein sequence MSGGFFRGTSADQDTRFSNKQAKLLKSQKFAPELEHLVDMTKVKIDTVKPWIAKRVTELLGFEDEVLINFIYGLLDRKEVNGKEVQIQLTGFMEKNSGKFMKELWTLLLSAQKNASGIPQQILDATDEELRKKKAEADRITHEIQKRKEKEVREFELENLKKMDGGNDDSRTNNAASDPTLRRLQAKGSSEEKEADERNGSRKMNRASKSPNSVDRSLSNRSPSRSVSKSFSNSRSYSAERYRSRSLSDSPQPRGRFISPERQYRSPRRRSVSPRQWPSPRKPRSPLRRRLHHSRQRSPSYSQRRSLSPVRRRLPSPSRRRSPSPVRRRSPSPVRRRSPSPVRRRSPSPVRRRSRRSPSPARRRSPSPVHRRSPLGVRRRSPTTSRRRSPPRWNSPSPVRRRSPSPLRRRSPPPRSPRHRRRSPLRSPRLRYRSRSPYRSRSPAYRSRRSLSRDRDGRTNGVESRSTRDNYVSLRARGKMSPVRHAPDREVERLGQARRGLDTESRQPPISLRSPQRDPSDQSNADRKRPALAHTPEFSRSSLESSPHVGKLSPHEDSSSESPLRQGKERVSRHGSASPVRRPRKQTVHRDSSETSSVEEISQAREDKNYRNNSLDRHLPTSGNRKSSSVKDFRHEEYSPERVDGNRSAEARGRPDNTELRKKYQDKRSSKASMGTGHSESPIPKESPMLVGIEYGPGRPDGGSDVLDGRRPVNKHGRDSPSLSERVQKSSSREGNKADEGKHSYSSKAEDRNRHDKTEVVQKSLKKVDRKNRPGDSDSDSDKKEKFRSDYVEKRKRKRSSRHETASDDNASDDSEIDERKEAKRRRKEEKRLRKEEKRRRREERHRRREERRASKLKAKSVDTVTPPSDFEKLRNDADDSEREVDARKESNPSDTEETLSEQKRLEIELRKKALESLRAKKGISH from the exons ATGTCAGGGGGTTTCTTCCGA GGCACCTCGGCCGATCAAGATACTCGCTTCTCGAATAAACAGGCGAAGCTGTTGAAATCCCAGAAGTTCGCCCCGGAATTGGAGCATTTG GTGGACATGACTAAGGTGAAGATAGACACTGTTAAACCCTGGATAGCTAAGAGGGTAACAGAGCTTCTTGGATTTGAGGATGAAGTTCTGATCAATTTCATTTATGGCCTGCTGGATAGAAAG GAGGTGAACGGGAAGGAGGTTCAGATTCAGCTCACTGGATTCATGGAGAAAAACAGTGGAAAATTCATGAAAGAACTTTGGACCCTCCTTTTGAGCGCTCAGAAAAATGCCAGCGGAATCCCTCAACAGATATTGGATGCCACAGACGAGGaactaaggaagaagaag GCGGAAGCTGATCGAATTACCCATGAAATtcagaagaggaaagagaaagaagtaaGGGAGTTTGAGCTAGAGAACCTGAAGAAGATG GACGGCGGTAATGATGACTCGAGGACCAATAATGCTGCATCTGATCCAACCTTGAGGCGTTTGCAGGCCAAAGGCTCCAGTGAAGAGAAAGAAGCTGACGAGAGGAATGGCTCAAGGAAGATGAACAG GGCATCCAAATCTCCAAATTCAGTGGACCGTTCCCTTTCTAATCG CTCTCCTTCCAGGTCAGTCAGCAAGTCATTTTCCAATTCGAGGAGTTACTCAGC TGAAAGGTACAGATCAAGGAGCCTGTCCGATTCTCCTCAGCCACGAGGCCGCTTTATTTCCCCTGAAAGGCAGTATCGATCTCCAAGGAGGCGTTCTGTTTCTCCTCGTCAGTGGCCTTCACCACGAAAACCTCGTTCTCCTTTAAGGCGCAGATTACATCATTCTAGACAGAGGTCGCCATCATATTCTCAGCGTAGATCCCTTTCTCCTGTGCGCCGTAGACTACCCTCTCCATCAAGACGTAGATCACCATCCCCTGTGCGGCGTCGATCTCCTTCTCCTGTGCGGCGTCGATCTCCTTCTCCTGTGCGGCGTCGATCTCCTTCTCCTGTACGGCGTCGATCACGTAGATCTCCATCACCTGCACGACGTAGGTCTCCTTCTCCTGTGCATCGGAGGTCTCCATTGGGTGTCCGCAGGAGGTCACCAACTACTTCCCGTCGGCGGTCTCCTCCTAGGTGGAATTCCCCATCACCAGTTCGGCGCAGGTCACCTTCTCCATTGAGGAGGAGATCTCCTCCTCCTAGGTCCCCTAGACACAGGAGGAGGTCACCATTGCGTTCACCAAGACTGAGATATAG GAGTCGTAGTCCATATAGAAGCCGCAGTCCTGCATATAGAAGTCGTAGAAGCTTGAGTAGGGACCGCGATGGTAGAACTAATGGTGTGGAATCCAGAAGTACTCGTGACAATTATGTCTCTCTAAG GGCCCGTGGGAAAATGTCTCCTGTTCGTCATGCTCCAGATAGAGAGGTTGAGCGACTAGGTCAGGCACGAAGGGGATTGGACACAGAGTCTCGCCAACCACCAATTTCATTGAGGTCACCACAACGGGATCCTAGTGACCAAAGCAATGCCGACCGCAAAAGGCCTGCTTTGGCTCATACACCAGAGTTTTCTCGAAGTTCATTAGAGTCTTCACCACATGTGGGGAAATTGAGCCCTCATGAGGATAG CTCATCTGAGAGTCCTCTGAGACAAGGGAAAGAACGGGTGAGTCGTCATGGCAGTGCAAGTCCTGTGAGGCGGCCAAGGAAACAGACAGTTCATCGTGACAGCTCAGAAACAAGTTCGGTGGAAGAGATCAGTCAGGCCAG GGAGGATAAGAATTATAGGAATAATTCTTTAGACAGACATTTACCCACATCTGGCAATAGGAAAAGTTCTTCTGTGAAAGACTTCCGTCATGAAGAGTACTCACCTGAAAGAGTTGATGGTAATCGGTCTGCTGAAGCTAGGGGTCGTCCAGATAACACAGAATTGAGAAAGAAATACCAGGACAAAAGGAG TTCGAAAGCTTCAATGGGGACTGGTCATTCTGAGAGTCCCATCCCAAAAGAATCTCCTATGTTAGTTGGTATTGAGTATGGGCCTGGGAGGCCGGATGGTGGAAGTGATGTTCTGGATGGACGGCGACCAGTGAATAAACATGGAAGAGATTCTCCTTCACTAAGTGAAAGAGTACAGAAATCATCCTCCAGAGAAGGTAATAAAGCAGATGAGGGAAAGCATTCTTATTCAAGCAAGGCTGAAGACAGGAACCGGCATGACAAGACAGAAGTTGTTCAGAAATCATTGAAGAAGGTTGATAGGAAGAATCGTCCTggtgattctgattctgattcagataaaaaagagaaattcagATCTGATTACGTAGAAAAGAGAAAGCGTAAGAGGTCAAGTAGGCATGAAACGGCTTCAGATGATAATGCATCTGATGATTCTGAAATTGATGAGAGGAAGGAGgccaagagaagaaggaaggaagaaaagagattgCGGAAAGAGGAGAAGCGGCGACGGCGTGAAGAACGGCACCGTAGAAGGGAAGAACGCCGTGCAAGCAAGCTGAAAGCCAAGTCAGTGGACACAGTCACTCCACcttcagattttgaaaaactCCGAAATGATGCTGATGATTCAGAACGTGAAGTTGATGCCAGGAAAGAGTCGAATCCAAGCGACACTGAAGAGACACTGTCAGAGCAGAAAAGGCTTGAAATTGAGCTCCGAAAGAAGGCTCTAGAATCGCTAAGAGCAAAGAAGGGCATCAGTCACTaa
- the LOC122057837 gene encoding serine/arginine repetitive matrix protein 1-like isoform X4, giving the protein MSGGFFRGTSADQDTRFSNKQAKLLKSQKFAPELEHLVDMTKVKIDTVKPWIAKRVTELLGFEDEVLINFIYGLLDRKEVNGKEVQIQLTGFMEKNSGKFMKELWTLLLSAQKNASGIPQQILDATDEELRKKKAEADRITHEIQKRKEKEVREFELENLKKMDGGNDDSRTNNAASDPTLRRLQAKGSSEEKEADERNGSRKMNRASKSPNSVDRSLSNRSPSRSVSKSFSNSRSYSAERYRSRSLSDSPQPRGRFISPERQYRSPRRRSVSPRQWPSPRKPRSPLRRRLHHSRQRSPSYSQRRSLSPVRRRLPSPSRRRSPSPVRRRSPSPVRRRSPSPVRRRSPSPVRRRSRRSPSPARRRSPSPVHRRSPLGVRRRSPTTSRRRSPPRWNSPSPVRRRSPSPLRRRSPPPRSPRHRRRSPLRSPRLRYSSSESPLRQGKERVSRHGSASPVRRPRKQTVHRDSSETSSVEEISQAREDKNYRNNSLDRHLPTSGNRKSSSVKDFRHEEYSPERVDGNRSAEARGRPDNTELRKKYQDKRSSKASMGTGHSESPIPKESPMLVGIEYGPGRPDGGSDVLDGRRPVNKHGRDSPSLSERVQKSSSREGNKADEGKHSYSSKAEDRNRHDKTEVVQKSLKKVDRKNRPGDSDSDSDKKEKFRSDYVEKRKRKRSSRHETASDDNASDDSEIDERKEAKRRRKEEKRLRKEEKRRRREERHRRREERRASKLKAKSVDTVTPPSDFEKLRNDADDSEREVDARKESNPSDTEETLSEQKRLEIELRKKALESLRAKKGISH; this is encoded by the exons ATGTCAGGGGGTTTCTTCCGA GGCACCTCGGCCGATCAAGATACTCGCTTCTCGAATAAACAGGCGAAGCTGTTGAAATCCCAGAAGTTCGCCCCGGAATTGGAGCATTTG GTGGACATGACTAAGGTGAAGATAGACACTGTTAAACCCTGGATAGCTAAGAGGGTAACAGAGCTTCTTGGATTTGAGGATGAAGTTCTGATCAATTTCATTTATGGCCTGCTGGATAGAAAG GAGGTGAACGGGAAGGAGGTTCAGATTCAGCTCACTGGATTCATGGAGAAAAACAGTGGAAAATTCATGAAAGAACTTTGGACCCTCCTTTTGAGCGCTCAGAAAAATGCCAGCGGAATCCCTCAACAGATATTGGATGCCACAGACGAGGaactaaggaagaagaag GCGGAAGCTGATCGAATTACCCATGAAATtcagaagaggaaagagaaagaagtaaGGGAGTTTGAGCTAGAGAACCTGAAGAAGATG GACGGCGGTAATGATGACTCGAGGACCAATAATGCTGCATCTGATCCAACCTTGAGGCGTTTGCAGGCCAAAGGCTCCAGTGAAGAGAAAGAAGCTGACGAGAGGAATGGCTCAAGGAAGATGAACAG GGCATCCAAATCTCCAAATTCAGTGGACCGTTCCCTTTCTAATCG CTCTCCTTCCAGGTCAGTCAGCAAGTCATTTTCCAATTCGAGGAGTTACTCAGC TGAAAGGTACAGATCAAGGAGCCTGTCCGATTCTCCTCAGCCACGAGGCCGCTTTATTTCCCCTGAAAGGCAGTATCGATCTCCAAGGAGGCGTTCTGTTTCTCCTCGTCAGTGGCCTTCACCACGAAAACCTCGTTCTCCTTTAAGGCGCAGATTACATCATTCTAGACAGAGGTCGCCATCATATTCTCAGCGTAGATCCCTTTCTCCTGTGCGCCGTAGACTACCCTCTCCATCAAGACGTAGATCACCATCCCCTGTGCGGCGTCGATCTCCTTCTCCTGTGCGGCGTCGATCTCCTTCTCCTGTGCGGCGTCGATCTCCTTCTCCTGTACGGCGTCGATCACGTAGATCTCCATCACCTGCACGACGTAGGTCTCCTTCTCCTGTGCATCGGAGGTCTCCATTGGGTGTCCGCAGGAGGTCACCAACTACTTCCCGTCGGCGGTCTCCTCCTAGGTGGAATTCCCCATCACCAGTTCGGCGCAGGTCACCTTCTCCATTGAGGAGGAGATCTCCTCCTCCTAGGTCCCCTAGACACAGGAGGAGGTCACCATTGCGTTCACCAAGACTGAGATATAG CTCATCTGAGAGTCCTCTGAGACAAGGGAAAGAACGGGTGAGTCGTCATGGCAGTGCAAGTCCTGTGAGGCGGCCAAGGAAACAGACAGTTCATCGTGACAGCTCAGAAACAAGTTCGGTGGAAGAGATCAGTCAGGCCAG GGAGGATAAGAATTATAGGAATAATTCTTTAGACAGACATTTACCCACATCTGGCAATAGGAAAAGTTCTTCTGTGAAAGACTTCCGTCATGAAGAGTACTCACCTGAAAGAGTTGATGGTAATCGGTCTGCTGAAGCTAGGGGTCGTCCAGATAACACAGAATTGAGAAAGAAATACCAGGACAAAAGGAG TTCGAAAGCTTCAATGGGGACTGGTCATTCTGAGAGTCCCATCCCAAAAGAATCTCCTATGTTAGTTGGTATTGAGTATGGGCCTGGGAGGCCGGATGGTGGAAGTGATGTTCTGGATGGACGGCGACCAGTGAATAAACATGGAAGAGATTCTCCTTCACTAAGTGAAAGAGTACAGAAATCATCCTCCAGAGAAGGTAATAAAGCAGATGAGGGAAAGCATTCTTATTCAAGCAAGGCTGAAGACAGGAACCGGCATGACAAGACAGAAGTTGTTCAGAAATCATTGAAGAAGGTTGATAGGAAGAATCGTCCTggtgattctgattctgattcagataaaaaagagaaattcagATCTGATTACGTAGAAAAGAGAAAGCGTAAGAGGTCAAGTAGGCATGAAACGGCTTCAGATGATAATGCATCTGATGATTCTGAAATTGATGAGAGGAAGGAGgccaagagaagaaggaaggaagaaaagagattgCGGAAAGAGGAGAAGCGGCGACGGCGTGAAGAACGGCACCGTAGAAGGGAAGAACGCCGTGCAAGCAAGCTGAAAGCCAAGTCAGTGGACACAGTCACTCCACcttcagattttgaaaaactCCGAAATGATGCTGATGATTCAGAACGTGAAGTTGATGCCAGGAAAGAGTCGAATCCAAGCGACACTGAAGAGACACTGTCAGAGCAGAAAAGGCTTGAAATTGAGCTCCGAAAGAAGGCTCTAGAATCGCTAAGAGCAAAGAAGGGCATCAGTCACTaa